A stretch of the Desulforamulus ferrireducens genome encodes the following:
- a CDS encoding RNA-binding S4 domain-containing protein, which translates to MTEKIKVNGEIRLDQFLKWAKVTGSGGQSKILIQSCMVKVNHEVETRRGKMLKANDLVEVEGVGSFLVVM; encoded by the coding sequence TTGACTGAGAAAATTAAAGTAAACGGTGAAATTCGTTTGGACCAATTTCTTAAGTGGGCCAAGGTAACCGGCAGCGGTGGCCAGAGTAAAATACTGATCCAGTCTTGTATGGTGAAAGTGAACCATGAGGTTGAAACCAGGCGGGGTAAAATGTTAAAGGCTAATGACTTGGTTGAAGTTGAAGGTGTTGGTAGTTTTTTAGTTGTGATGTGA
- the recF gene encoding DNA replication/repair protein RecF (All proteins in this family for which functions are known are DNA-binding proteins that assist the filamentation of RecA onto DNA for the initiation of recombination or recombinational repair.) translates to MRVLNVTLKNFRNYEEASFAPHQALNIITGPNAQGKTNLLESIYYTLRGRSFRAERDKDIIQWQKDTTTIQTGVLYKARKIEIKWKIKENNKKLTINGVDTPRAELDHFGVVLFCPEDLNLVKGSPQERRKFLDHDVGSLNPGYGKTWRQYARVVTQRNSLLKEIRDRRASQDMLEVWDEQLYRHGARVIYLRLQILKKLIPIARNIHLQITSGGEELQAKYLSSLALEPGLTEEQIYQIFLKTGQKMRATEIQRCQTMLGPHRDDLALFINGIEARSFGSQGQQRTVTLSLKLSQLELWYREFGEYPILLLDDVLFELDKSRQGMLLERIINKVQTFITTSFTGGIEENIKGAGLLWQVNAGNLAAKEEF, encoded by the coding sequence TTGCGGGTCCTTAATGTAACCCTAAAAAATTTTCGCAACTACGAAGAGGCATCCTTTGCACCCCACCAGGCCCTTAACATTATTACCGGCCCCAATGCCCAGGGGAAAACCAACCTGCTGGAATCCATCTATTACACCCTCAGAGGTCGTTCCTTTCGGGCAGAAAGAGATAAGGACATTATCCAGTGGCAAAAGGATACCACCACCATTCAGACCGGTGTGTTGTATAAGGCAAGAAAGATAGAAATTAAATGGAAAATAAAGGAAAATAATAAAAAACTGACCATTAACGGGGTAGACACACCCCGCGCAGAATTGGATCACTTTGGTGTGGTCCTATTCTGTCCGGAAGATCTCAATTTGGTTAAAGGATCACCCCAGGAAAGAAGAAAATTTCTCGATCACGATGTGGGGTCACTCAACCCTGGTTATGGTAAAACCTGGCGGCAATATGCCAGGGTGGTAACCCAAAGGAACAGCCTGCTCAAAGAAATTAGAGACAGGCGGGCATCCCAGGACATGCTGGAAGTCTGGGATGAACAATTATACCGTCACGGTGCCAGGGTAATTTACCTCCGGTTGCAGATACTTAAAAAACTTATACCCATTGCCCGTAATATACATCTGCAAATTACCTCCGGTGGCGAGGAATTACAGGCTAAATACTTGTCTTCTTTAGCTCTGGAACCTGGTTTAACCGAAGAACAAATATATCAAATCTTTTTAAAGACCGGGCAAAAAATGAGAGCAACGGAAATACAAAGGTGCCAAACCATGCTTGGCCCCCATAGGGATGATTTAGCCCTGTTCATTAATGGCATTGAAGCAAGGTCCTTTGGTTCCCAGGGACAGCAGCGGACGGTAACCTTGTCTTTAAAATTGTCGCAATTAGAATTGTGGTACAGAGAATTTGGTGAATACCCTATTTTACTTTTGGACGACGTACTGTTTGAGTTGGATAAAAGCAGGCAAGGCATGCTGTTAGAAAGAATTATTAATAAAGTCCAAACCTTCATTACCACCAGTTTTACCGGTGGCATAGAAGAAAATATTAAAGGTGCCGGGTTACTATGGCAAGTTAATGCTGGTAATCTTGCCGCAAAGGAGGAGTTTTAG
- the remB gene encoding extracellular matrix regulator RemB codes for MFLHLGGDVVVLKKDIIAILDSRTKNSATTKEFIEIAKDEGFIKPISNQEKEKSFIITTKEIFVSPISCTTLKKRADNILENQED; via the coding sequence GTGTTTTTACACTTAGGTGGGGATGTAGTTGTTTTAAAAAAGGACATTATTGCAATATTGGATTCCCGTACCAAAAACTCGGCCACGACAAAAGAATTTATCGAGATTGCCAAGGATGAGGGTTTCATTAAACCCATTTCTAACCAAGAGAAAGAGAAATCCTTTATTATTACCACCAAGGAAATTTTCGTTTCACCCATCTCCTGCACTACCTTAAAAAAGCGAGCCGATAATATTTTAGAAAACCAAGAGGATTAA
- the gyrB gene encoding DNA topoisomerase (ATP-hydrolyzing) subunit B → MDQEQQVNNYGADQIQVLEGLEAVRRRPGMYIGSTSARGLHHLVYEVVDNSIDEALAGYCDKIIVTIHKDNSVTVEDNGRGIPVDLHPKVGRPAVEVVLTMLHAGGKFGGGGYKVSGGLHGVGVSVVNALSKKLTVEVKLNGKIYRQEYSRGVPLADLQIIGKSKTTGTKVTFKPDDEIFEELEFSLETLTQRIRELAYLNKGVKIILVDERKDPVHEQIFQFDGGIKDFVKHLNRNKQVLHPKPIYVSGERDQVIVEVAVQYNDSYTENLLSYANNIHTIDGGTHEVGLKTALTRVINDYGRSHNILKNNDANLTGEDIREGATLVISVKVPEPQFEGQTKTKLGNSEVRGIVDSIFAEKFSTYLEENPSVAKKIIEKAVTAARAREAARKARELTRRKSALDSMALPGKLADCSEKDPSLCELYLVEGDSAGGSAKQGRDRRFQAVLPLRGKILNVEKARMDKILANEEIRAMITAMGTGIGEDFDITKARYHKLVIMTDADVDGAHIRTLLMTFFYRHMRKLLEAGYVYVAQPPLYRIRKGNHDSYVYSDQELEETLKRIGHDKVSIQRYKGLGEMNAEQLWETTMDPDTRTMYRVTLADAIEADATFSMLMGDRVEPRREFIQENAKYVRNLDI, encoded by the coding sequence ATGGACCAAGAACAACAGGTAAATAATTATGGTGCCGACCAAATTCAAGTCTTGGAAGGTTTGGAGGCGGTTAGGCGGCGTCCTGGTATGTATATTGGCAGCACCAGTGCCCGAGGCCTCCACCACCTGGTTTATGAAGTAGTTGATAATAGTATTGACGAAGCTTTGGCTGGCTATTGCGATAAAATTATTGTCACCATTCATAAAGATAACTCTGTAACTGTAGAAGATAACGGTCGGGGTATCCCGGTGGACTTACATCCTAAGGTGGGACGGCCGGCGGTGGAAGTTGTCTTAACCATGCTGCATGCCGGGGGGAAATTTGGCGGCGGTGGTTATAAAGTTTCCGGTGGCTTACACGGCGTGGGTGTCTCGGTGGTCAATGCCCTGTCCAAAAAACTTACAGTAGAGGTCAAACTCAACGGTAAAATTTACCGCCAGGAATATAGTAGAGGTGTACCCCTCGCAGATTTACAAATTATTGGCAAAAGCAAAACCACTGGCACCAAGGTCACCTTTAAGCCAGATGATGAAATATTTGAAGAACTGGAATTTAGCCTGGAAACCTTAACCCAGAGAATTAGGGAACTGGCCTATTTGAATAAAGGGGTCAAAATTATCCTGGTGGATGAAAGAAAAGACCCGGTACACGAGCAAATATTCCAATTTGATGGCGGTATTAAGGATTTTGTTAAACATTTAAACAGGAACAAACAGGTACTGCATCCCAAGCCTATTTACGTTAGCGGTGAAAGGGACCAAGTAATTGTAGAAGTAGCCGTGCAGTATAATGACAGTTACACAGAGAATCTGCTTTCCTACGCTAACAATATTCATACGATTGATGGGGGAACCCACGAAGTGGGGCTAAAAACAGCCCTCACCCGGGTGATTAATGATTATGGCAGGAGCCATAACATTTTAAAAAATAATGATGCCAACCTCACAGGGGAAGATATCCGGGAAGGTGCCACACTGGTTATCAGTGTAAAAGTGCCGGAACCCCAATTTGAGGGGCAAACCAAGACCAAGCTTGGCAACAGTGAGGTCAGGGGTATTGTTGATTCCATTTTTGCCGAAAAATTTTCCACTTACCTGGAAGAAAACCCCTCGGTGGCCAAGAAAATTATTGAAAAAGCAGTAACGGCGGCCCGGGCCAGGGAAGCTGCCCGTAAGGCACGGGAACTTACCCGCCGTAAGAGTGCCTTGGATTCCATGGCATTACCAGGTAAATTGGCGGATTGCTCGGAAAAGGACCCCAGCCTGTGTGAGCTTTATCTGGTGGAGGGTGATTCCGCCGGCGGTTCCGCCAAACAGGGTAGAGATCGTCGTTTTCAAGCTGTTTTGCCCCTGCGGGGTAAAATTCTTAACGTAGAAAAAGCCCGCATGGATAAAATTCTGGCCAATGAAGAAATCAGAGCAATGATTACTGCCATGGGTACCGGTATCGGGGAGGATTTTGACATTACCAAGGCTCGCTACCACAAGTTAGTAATTATGACCGATGCGGATGTAGACGGTGCTCATATTCGTACCCTCTTAATGACCTTTTTTTATCGTCATATGCGTAAATTGCTGGAAGCTGGCTATGTATATGTGGCACAACCGCCTCTATACCGGATTCGTAAGGGCAACCACGATAGTTATGTTTATAGCGATCAGGAATTGGAAGAGACTTTAAAAAGAATTGGCCATGACAAAGTAAGCATACAGCGCTATAAAGGTCTTGGCGAAATGAACGCTGAACAACTGTGGGAAACCACCATGGACCCGGATACCAGGACGATGTATAGAGTAACTCTGGCTGACGCCATAGAAGCAGATGCTACTTTTTCAATGTTAATGGGCGATCGGGTGGAACCACGCCGAGAATTTATTCAAGAAAACGCCAAGTATGTCAGAAACCTGGATATATAA
- the gyrA gene encoding DNA gyrase subunit A, translating to MASQTGKVIPLDINSEMRNSYLDYAMSVIVGRALPDVRDGLKPVHRRILYSIHELGLTPDKPYRKSAGIVGKVMQDYHPHGDSAIYDAMVRLAQDFSCRYPLIQGHGNFGSVDGDSPAAMRYTEARMAKITLEMLADIDKETVDFVPNYDNRTEEPTILPSKIPNLLINGSSGIAVGMATNIPPHNLGEVIDGIQMMIDNPNTTPDDLMKVIKGPDFPTAAIIMGKEGIRQAYRTGRGTIKIRAQATIETKANGKPVIIVNQIPYQVNKAKLVEKIAELVRDKKIEGITDLRDESDRRGMRIVIELKKDANPNVVLNLLYKHTQMQESFGIIMLALVDGQPKVLNLAQIIFYYLEHQKDVVTRKTRYELKKAEARAHIVEGLRIALANLDEVIQTIRESKNTDSAKKSLVEKFNLTEIQAEAIVEMRLRSLTALEVEKLEKEYKELLDKIAYLRSVLADEKMVLAIIRDELNEVKRKFADPRRTVISNEAAGDFDIEDLIDKEDMVVTITNQGYIKRIHLDTYRSQRRGGKGITAMGTKEEDFVRHLFIATTHDFLMFFTNKGKVYRLKVHEVPEASRTAKGTPIVNILSLDNDEFVTTVIPIKEFTEDAYLFMATKYGIVKKTPLIEYNSSRRDGLIAINLDKDDKLVAVELTRGEEEIILGTREGIAIRFSEKDVRPMGRGTRGVKGITLNNNDVVVNMDVIREGSELLTVTANGYGKRTPLSEYRSQTRSGKGIINIKTTKRNGNVVGVLVVSEEDEIMMISAEGIMIRLKAKEVSTMGRNTQGVTLMRTSENDHIVAIAKIHEEQDEE from the coding sequence ATGGCTTCCCAGACTGGTAAGGTTATTCCCTTAGATATTAATAGCGAAATGCGAAATTCCTACCTGGACTATGCCATGAGTGTAATTGTTGGCAGAGCTTTACCGGATGTACGGGATGGCCTAAAGCCTGTACATAGAAGGATACTTTACTCTATCCATGAGTTGGGCTTAACTCCAGACAAGCCCTATCGTAAAAGCGCCGGTATTGTTGGTAAAGTAATGCAGGATTATCATCCCCACGGTGACTCAGCCATTTACGATGCCATGGTGCGTTTAGCCCAGGATTTTTCCTGTCGTTATCCTCTAATTCAGGGTCATGGAAACTTTGGTTCGGTAGACGGTGATTCCCCTGCAGCCATGCGTTACACCGAAGCCCGGATGGCTAAAATTACCCTGGAAATGCTGGCTGATATTGATAAAGAGACAGTAGATTTTGTACCTAACTATGATAACCGTACCGAAGAACCAACCATTTTACCATCTAAAATTCCCAACTTGCTGATAAACGGTTCCTCTGGTATTGCGGTAGGTATGGCCACCAATATTCCACCCCATAACCTGGGTGAAGTTATTGATGGGATACAAATGATGATTGATAATCCCAATACCACCCCAGATGACTTAATGAAGGTGATTAAAGGGCCAGACTTTCCCACCGCAGCTATTATCATGGGTAAAGAGGGTATTCGTCAGGCCTATCGCACTGGTCGTGGTACTATAAAAATACGTGCCCAGGCCACCATTGAGACAAAAGCTAACGGCAAACCGGTGATCATTGTTAACCAAATACCCTATCAGGTGAATAAAGCTAAGTTAGTTGAAAAAATTGCCGAACTGGTAAGAGATAAAAAAATTGAAGGCATTACCGATCTGAGGGATGAATCTGACCGCAGGGGTATGCGGATTGTTATTGAGCTTAAGAAAGATGCCAATCCCAATGTGGTACTTAACCTGTTGTATAAGCATACCCAGATGCAAGAGAGCTTTGGTATTATTATGCTGGCTCTGGTGGATGGTCAACCTAAGGTATTAAATCTAGCCCAAATTATTTTTTACTACCTGGAACATCAGAAGGATGTAGTTACCCGTAAAACAAGGTATGAGCTGAAAAAGGCAGAAGCCAGGGCACATATTGTTGAGGGTTTAAGGATTGCTTTAGCCAACCTGGACGAAGTTATCCAAACCATCAGGGAATCCAAGAACACTGACAGTGCTAAGAAAAGCCTGGTGGAGAAATTCAACTTAACAGAAATTCAAGCTGAGGCCATTGTGGAAATGCGCCTGCGCAGCTTGACTGCTCTGGAAGTTGAGAAATTAGAAAAGGAATATAAAGAACTACTGGATAAAATTGCCTACCTTCGTTCTGTCTTGGCCGATGAGAAGATGGTTTTAGCAATCATTCGGGATGAACTGAATGAAGTAAAAAGAAAGTTTGCTGATCCCCGTCGCACGGTTATTAGCAATGAAGCTGCCGGTGATTTTGACATTGAAGACCTGATAGACAAGGAAGACATGGTGGTTACCATCACCAATCAGGGATATATCAAGCGTATACACCTTGATACATATCGCAGCCAACGCCGCGGTGGTAAAGGTATTACAGCCATGGGAACCAAAGAAGAGGATTTTGTCAGACACCTCTTTATAGCCACCACCCATGACTTCCTAATGTTCTTTACTAACAAGGGTAAAGTGTACAGGCTCAAAGTACACGAGGTGCCTGAAGCCAGTAGAACTGCTAAAGGTACACCCATTGTTAATATTTTAAGTTTGGACAACGACGAATTTGTGACCACTGTTATCCCTATAAAGGAATTTACCGAAGATGCCTATCTCTTTATGGCTACCAAATATGGCATAGTTAAAAAGACTCCCTTAATTGAATACAATTCCTCCCGCAGAGATGGATTAATTGCCATTAACCTGGATAAAGACGACAAACTGGTGGCTGTGGAGTTAACCAGAGGAGAAGAAGAAATTATCCTGGGAACGCGGGAAGGTATTGCCATTCGCTTCTCAGAAAAGGATGTCCGTCCCATGGGCAGAGGCACCAGAGGAGTAAAGGGTATAACATTAAACAATAACGATGTGGTTGTTAATATGGATGTGATCAGGGAAGGATCAGAATTATTAACGGTCACTGCTAATGGCTATGGTAAACGTACACCTCTGTCAGAATATCGTTCCCAAACCCGTAGCGGTAAGGGCATCATAAATATTAAGACCACGAAACGAAATGGTAATGTGGTGGGAGTGCTGGTAGTCAGCGAAGAGGATGAAATAATGATGATCAGTGCCGAAGGGATTATGATTCGTCTAAAAGCAAAAGAAGTATCTACCATGGGACGTAATACCCAGGGAGTAACTTTAATGAGAACTTCGGAAAACGATCATATTGTAGCTATAGCTAAAATTCACGAAGAACAAGATGAAGAATAA
- a CDS encoding RMD1 family protein produces the protein MQSLQFLAVSVTQELDLNQFARHFGIEKKFKWEDILTLKDNQLKGIISDYHNKTVYIFHFGCLVSINCTKHDLSDLYNYLCKIDNSLVKNQDLFKYIDSYRVEINSDKELEVYHNYMVAPKLLEYYPQMIAIVLARSVALDRIEDNIEKVSDDIEKIIEYLDQGNLNIGDNKLAKLSAGVLRYKYNTISYVMVLDKPDITWYKEDAEILFLQLSDLFELQERYEKLRHKTETIMDITEVFTILTHAKRGAKLEWMIIILIAFEIVLSLVEKLF, from the coding sequence ATGCAATCTTTACAATTTTTAGCAGTATCTGTGACCCAGGAGTTAGATTTAAACCAATTTGCCAGGCACTTTGGCATTGAGAAAAAGTTTAAGTGGGAAGATATCTTAACCCTTAAAGACAATCAATTAAAGGGTATTATCAGCGATTATCATAATAAAACCGTTTATATATTTCATTTCGGCTGCCTGGTAAGTATAAATTGTACCAAACATGACTTATCCGATTTGTATAATTACCTATGCAAGATTGATAACTCTCTGGTGAAAAACCAAGATCTTTTTAAGTACATCGACTCTTATCGGGTGGAAATTAATAGCGATAAAGAGTTAGAAGTGTATCATAACTACATGGTTGCCCCGAAGTTATTGGAATATTATCCACAAATGATTGCCATTGTCCTGGCTAGATCTGTGGCCTTGGATAGAATTGAAGATAATATTGAAAAGGTATCTGATGATATCGAAAAAATTATAGAGTATTTGGACCAAGGTAATTTAAATATAGGGGATAATAAACTGGCTAAACTGTCAGCAGGAGTACTGCGCTATAAGTACAACACCATCTCTTACGTTATGGTATTGGATAAACCGGACATTACTTGGTACAAGGAAGACGCAGAAATATTGTTTTTACAACTATCCGATCTTTTTGAACTACAGGAGAGATACGAGAAATTAAGACACAAAACCGAGACAATTATGGATATTACAGAGGTATTCACCATACTTACCCATGCAAAAAGAGGCGCTAAATTAGAGTGGATGATTATCATTTTGATAGCCTTTGAAATTGTACTTTCTCTGGTGGAAAAATTATTTTAA
- a CDS encoding HD-GYP domain-containing protein, producing the protein MDSYITNYYKLLSSLSLAMDFSSRGLLRHHQRVALIALQIGRLYGLNQDQMEKLFTAAILHDAGSSTWQEKQQLLEYSAIETLSHCQKGFQLFHRHPIFHNIAEIILYHHERWDGYNSTLTKTDIPIESRIIHLADRIDVLIKEDAYILGQKKHICQTITAGSGKLFDPLLVEAFSDLSERECFWLDLHSEFVNEVLSHHCPVSTKRLGILEIASVAQTMSKVIDFKSPYTRKHSAGVAQMSYFLGQKAGFTPEHCDILKVAGLLHDLGKLGIPDAILDKPGKLTADEFDIMRKHTYYTYHILNMVDGFETINHYASCHHEKLNGRGYPFKLDGQELKTGARIVAVADIFTALTEDRPYRPALDKKLVMGIISDQVKLGHLDGELAALLLTNYEEAQYIRQSNA; encoded by the coding sequence ATGGATAGTTATATAACTAATTACTATAAACTATTGAGTTCCCTTAGTTTGGCCATGGATTTTAGTTCCCGAGGACTGTTGCGTCACCACCAGAGGGTAGCATTGATTGCCCTGCAAATTGGCAGGCTTTATGGTTTGAACCAGGATCAAATGGAAAAACTCTTTACCGCTGCCATATTACATGACGCGGGTTCCAGCACCTGGCAAGAAAAGCAACAATTACTGGAGTATTCTGCCATTGAAACTCTTAGCCATTGCCAAAAAGGGTTTCAGTTATTTCATAGGCACCCAATCTTTCATAATATTGCTGAAATCATCTTATATCACCATGAGAGATGGGATGGATATAATTCTACCCTAACAAAAACAGATATACCCATTGAAAGCCGGATTATTCACCTGGCGGATCGCATTGATGTCTTAATCAAGGAAGATGCATATATCCTTGGGCAAAAGAAACATATCTGCCAAACTATTACCGCCGGCAGTGGCAAACTGTTTGATCCCCTTTTAGTTGAGGCCTTTAGTGATTTAAGCGAAAGGGAATGTTTTTGGCTAGATCTGCATTCGGAATTTGTTAACGAAGTATTATCCCATCATTGCCCGGTATCTACCAAACGGTTGGGTATATTAGAGATAGCATCGGTGGCACAAACCATGTCCAAGGTCATTGACTTTAAAAGCCCTTATACCAGAAAACATTCTGCAGGTGTTGCTCAGATGAGCTATTTTCTTGGGCAAAAAGCAGGTTTTACCCCGGAGCATTGTGATATCCTGAAGGTAGCTGGTTTATTACACGATTTAGGGAAATTAGGTATACCCGATGCCATCTTAGATAAACCAGGTAAACTTACAGCAGACGAATTTGATATTATGAGAAAACACACTTACTATACCTATCACATCCTCAATATGGTGGATGGCTTTGAAACCATTAATCACTATGCCTCATGCCATCATGAAAAACTAAATGGCAGAGGTTACCCCTTCAAGTTAGATGGGCAGGAACTAAAAACAGGGGCAAGGATAGTGGCAGTGGCAGATATATTTACAGCCCTGACGGAGGATCGTCCTTATCGCCCTGCCTTGGACAAGAAACTGGTTATGGGTATCATAAGTGACCAAGTAAAATTAGGTCACCTTGATGGAGAGTTAGCAGCTTTATTATTAACTAATTATGAAGAAGCACAATATATTCGGCAAAGTAATGCCTAA
- a CDS encoding pyridoxal-phosphate-dependent aminotransferase family protein has protein sequence MMKDKKYLLIPGPTPVPPRVIEAMSRPIIGHRSAEFQTLMERVTGKLKKVFQTENHVLIMGSSGTGGLETAVANLVNAGDKVLALSCGKFGERFAELARIYGAEVDFVDFGWGYDIDLRVVEKKLAADPNIKVVFATQNETSTGVQNDIEGLGKIVAQHQAVLVVDAVSGLAAIDLKTDEWHVDVVVSGSQKALMLPPGLAFISVSDKAWEKIEKNTSPKYYFDLLKARKSIAKWNTAYTTPVSMVYGLEAALDMILEEGLENVFARHKLLAKATRAAIQGLGLELLAPDECASMAVTAVQSPMVVDADTLRKVLLRDYGVTFAGGQDIMKGKIFRIAHMGYADKFDVITAIAALEMALGKVGYKAELGAGVREAQMVFVGGEHA, from the coding sequence ATGATGAAAGACAAAAAGTATCTTTTGATTCCGGGCCCTACACCGGTGCCCCCTCGGGTGATAGAAGCAATGTCTCGCCCCATCATAGGGCACCGCAGTGCGGAGTTCCAAACATTGATGGAGAGGGTTACTGGCAAACTAAAGAAAGTATTTCAAACAGAAAATCATGTTCTTATTATGGGTAGTTCCGGTACCGGTGGTCTGGAAACTGCGGTGGCTAACCTGGTGAATGCCGGGGATAAGGTATTGGCCCTATCCTGTGGTAAATTTGGTGAGCGTTTTGCTGAGTTGGCCCGTATATACGGTGCAGAAGTAGATTTTGTGGACTTTGGTTGGGGTTATGACATTGATTTGCGGGTGGTAGAGAAAAAGTTAGCGGCCGACCCGAACATTAAAGTTGTTTTTGCCACGCAAAATGAAACTTCCACCGGGGTGCAAAATGATATTGAGGGTTTAGGTAAGATAGTGGCTCAACACCAGGCCGTGTTGGTTGTGGATGCTGTCAGTGGCCTAGCAGCCATTGATTTAAAAACAGATGAATGGCATGTGGACGTTGTGGTCAGCGGCTCGCAAAAAGCCTTAATGTTACCTCCGGGTCTGGCTTTCATAAGTGTAAGTGACAAGGCTTGGGAAAAAATTGAGAAAAATACCAGTCCCAAATACTATTTTGATTTGCTCAAGGCCAGAAAAAGTATAGCTAAGTGGAATACCGCCTATACCACACCTGTTTCCATGGTCTATGGTTTGGAAGCAGCCCTGGATATGATTTTGGAAGAGGGTTTAGAAAATGTTTTTGCCCGTCACAAATTGTTAGCCAAAGCAACCAGAGCGGCTATCCAAGGTTTGGGCTTAGAGCTCTTAGCCCCCGATGAATGTGCCTCCATGGCGGTAACTGCGGTGCAGTCTCCCATGGTGGTGGATGCTGATACCCTAAGAAAAGTACTGTTGCGGGATTACGGGGTTACCTTTGCCGGTGGCCAAGATATCATGAAGGGTAAGATTTTCCGTATTGCCCATATGGGTTATGCCGATAAATTTGATGTAATTACAGCCATTGCCGCTTTGGAAATGGCCCTGGGTAAGGTAGGTTATAAGGCTGAGTTAGGTGCCGGTGTGAGAGAGGCACAAATGGTATTTGTGGGAGGGGAACACGCATAA